In Oncorhynchus mykiss isolate Arlee unplaced genomic scaffold, USDA_OmykA_1.1 un_scaffold_222, whole genome shotgun sequence, one genomic interval encodes:
- the nkpd1 gene encoding NTPase KAP family P-loop domain-containing protein 1: MITKDLPSDHIYAYALSKTLIKVSSPATVGLYSSCQNRINMILRYIEVHMEQEAERREQSYQGRSKPRSVKASITGLLALICRLLFYRPVWTEENQRRKNVRFIYVRFSAWHFAGSDLLWAGLVMRLCLALQESFGKLQLGLYRVAQHNEEDEVRKKVIENTSSEWRSKKFCCFPLWSLVLAVLLAALTVLVFLVKYGFPEVPDAPELDGLGSGNGTGGEEGPSEAQRGTGVLEGLAFAVFGLPAAAAIRFIFQMGKNLIFNQDLHVRKALDNERVSGQLGFMNEVRKEMWLLSRFILFMEVFEQRRIRVVLEITNLDRCAPKKIVGVLDAISILLSDEESPFISLLAVNPEVLVQQVNYADGCFSKEDRAYAFLNRIVTLAFTIPPLCHTSKHKVFYNIISGQSEITEEANGHGSKGIELRELDLGSPKSSLSWIESTPQTKETSIILTETSTPLIDNDHIKEAHVAFALSEDEVDKAIESALESILSSNRGNLHHYISDDTMSMRRVINSIRVTVVLMEALKTELPPPENIAAWVVLANHWPCRLSWILQCLEDEQQRAEIDDAVGTATVVDESKALWEVFSDSRMELHMMREEIEDLLEQDGDPEMFEMFLKVHFQFRVRDAERFKLTTVNLDHSIRRELARIRGTTGLKNSGWGRNLAPLNIRTVINMTSEDVCKALARMNLPKKYADIVRSNDLTGQALVFGDPDDLKQLLQMTFGEWTTFRLHFLGIGGRAQSGAKAKAMSLNPKQLTNQQSKQPHFGPHSHGSTLNLSFS; encoded by the exons ATGATAACAAAAG ATTTGCCGTCGGATCACATCTATGCGTACGCTCTGTCCAAGACTCTGATTAAagtgtcctctcctgctacagTGGGCCTCTACTCATCATGTCAGAACCGCATCAACATGATCCTCAGATATATAGAGG TCCACATGGagcaggaggcagagaggagggagcagagttACCAGGGCAGGTCCAAGCCTCGTTCCGTCAAAGCCTCCATCACTGGTCTCCTAGCTCTGATCTGCAGGCTGCTGTTCTACCGACCCGTCTGGACCGAGGAGAACCAGCGGCGGAAGAATGTCCGGTTCATCTATGTTCGGTTCTCCGCATGGCACTTCGCCGGGAGTGACCTCCTCTGGGCGGGGCTGGTGATGAGACTGTGCCTGGCACTGCAGGAGAGCTTTGGGAAACTTCAG CTGGGTCTGTACCGCGTGGCGCAGCACAACGAGGAGGATGAGGTGAGGAAGAAGGTGATTGAAAACACATCGTCAGAGTGGAGATCTAAGAAGTTCTGCTGTTTCCCTCTCTGGTCCCTGGTCCTGGCCGTGCTGCTGGCTGCTCTCACAGTCCTCGTCTTTCTG GTGAAGTATGGCTTCCCGGAGGTTCCAGACGCACCTGAACTGGACGGACTGGGATCCGGAAACGGAACAGGAGGAGAAGAAGGTCCGAGTGAAGCCCAAAGAGGGACCGGCGTGTTGGAGGGCCTGGCGTTCGCTGTCTTCGGGCTTCCTGCAGCAGCAGCTATACGATTCATCTTCCAGATGGGAAAGAACCTGATCTTCAACCAGGACCTGCACGTCCGTAAGGCGCTGGACAACGAGAGGGTCAGCGGCCAACTGGGGTTCATGAACGAG gTGAGGAAGGAGATGTGGCTGTTGTCCAGGTTCATCCTGTTCATGGAGGTGTTTGAGCAGAGGAGGATCCGCGTGGTTCTGGAGATCACTAACCTGGATCGATGTGCTCCTAAGAAGATTGTTGGTGTCCTGGATGCTATCAGTATACTGCTCTCTGATGAGGAGTCCCCCTTTATCTCTCTGCTGGCAGTCAACCCTGAGGTCCTGGTTCAACAG GTGAACTATGCAGACGGGTGCTTCAGTAAAGAAGACAGAGCCTATGCCTTCTTGAACCGCATCGTGACCCTGGCCTTCACCATACCGCCGCTCTGCCACACCTCCAAGCACAAG GTGTTCTACAATATCATTAGCGGCCAATCAGAGATCACGGAAGAAGCCAACGGTCATGGGTCAAAGGGGATCgagctgagagagctggacctgggCAGCCCGAAGTCATCCCTCTCCTGGATCGAGAGCACCCCCCAAACAAAGGAGACGTCAATTATTCTGACGGAGACCAGTACTCCTTTGATAGACAACGACCACATCAAGGAGGCGCACGTGGCGTTTGCGCTGAGTGAGGACGAGGTGGACAAGGCGATAGAATCAGCGCTGGAGAGCATCCTGTCCAGTAACAGAGGGAACCTCCACCACTACATCTCTGATGACACCATGTCCATGAGACGGGTCATCAACTCCATCAGGGTCACCGTGGTGCTCATGGAGGCTCTGAAGACTGAGCTGCCTCCGCCAGAGAACATCGCTGCCTGG GTCGTTCTTGCCAACCATTGGCCATGTCGTCTCAGCTGGATCCTACAGTGTCTGGAGGACGAGCAGCAGAGAGCAGAGATTGATGACGCTGTCGGGACGGCGACAGTCGTCGACGAGTCCAAGGCTTTGTGGGag GTGTTCAGCGACTCGAGGATGGAGCTTCACATGATGAGGGAGGAGATCGAAGACCTGCTGGAGCAGGACGGAGATCCAGAGATGTTTGAGATGTTCCTCAAG GTGCATTTCCAGTTCAGGGTGAGGGACGCGGAGAGGTTCAAGCTGACCACGGTTAACCTGGATCATTCTATCAGGAGGGAGCTGGCACGGATCAGAGGGACCACCGGACTGAAGAATTCTGGGTGGGGGAGGAACCTGGCTCCTCTCAACATCAGGACTGTTATCAACATGACCTCTGAGGACGTCTGCAAAGCG CTGGCGAGGATGAACCTCCCTAAGAAGTACGCAGACATTGTCCGTAGCAATGACCTCACCGGCCAGGCGCTGGTCTTCGGTGATCCCGACGACCTCAAACAGCTGCTCCAGATGACCTTCGGGGAGTGGACGACCTTCAGACTCCACTTCCTGGGTATCGGTGGGAGGGCCCAAAGTGGAGCCAAGGCCAAGGCCATGTCCCTAAACCCCAAACAACTGACCAATCAGCAGTCCAAACAACCTCATTTCGGTCCCCACAGCCACGGGTCAACATTAAATCTGTCTTTTTCTTAA